GCGACCAAGGATACGCTGAGACAATCCCCGCAGTGGGTAAATACCACTTGAGTGAAGATGGGATTTTTACCCTGCTGACGGAGTATGAACACGCTGCTGCTGAAGAGCGAATTTGGTTTGCCACACCAAATCTGCGATTTCGGGTAGCAACAATTAAAACCAGTGATGGTAAAGGTGTGACAACAGCTTCCTTTTCTTCAGAGATTCGCTCTTTGTCTAGTTCAACCAGTTAGTAATATCAGGTTAAAACATAGAAGGAATCATCTAGTTTGTCACTACCGAGATTGAATATGACAATAGCACCCAGTGAATCTAGCAGCAACGCTAGTGATTTGCTCACCTTAGCCTGTTGGATGTCAGGAGATTTTAGCAACTACAAGCAATCTTTTGCAAATCCCCAACTTTACGCCCACATTCACATTTTTTTTCGTCCTTTACCGATTGAATTTTTTTCTGCCATCGGTTTTTATTCAGAACAAGCTTATGACCACGATTTATGGACACCCTACCGCCAAGGAGTACATAAACTGGTAGATTGTAGCGATCGCATTTATATCGAAAATTACAGCTTGAAAGACCAGATGCTTTATGCAGGTGCGGCTCGTGAATTAGATATCCTCAAAACTATCACCCCAGATTGTATCGAACGGCGTTATAACTGTTCGATGGTTTTTATGCGAGAGGGTGAAATGTTTCGGGGTAGCGTGGAACCGGGTAATCAATGTCTGATTAACCGCAATGGCTGCCAGACATATCTAGTCAGTGACGTAGAAATAACCGAGCATACTTGGATAAGTCTAGATAAAGGTATGGATATTGAAACCCACAAGCAGATATGGGGGTCAACTGCTGGACCTTTGCGATTTGAAAAACGGGAAAGTTTTGCTGATGAATTACTTGCAGTGAGAGCATTATGTTGATTCAGCTTGAATCTGTTAAATATAAAAAGTTACCTCCACAGGCTGAAAAAAAGATGCGCTGTTGGATTCGTAGTCGGCACTTGATTTGTTCAGGTAACTTTTTTATATTCGAGACATTAGAATATACGACCATTGAAAGATTTTCTGAATGTGTCGCTTCTTTAGGAGGAACAGTAATATCCGTTGACCCCATTAATAAAATCTGGATGGGCGCTCATCGCCAAGTAATTTTATATCAGGCCAAAGCTAGTTTACATACTCCTCATCATACTTTGAAACAATACTGGATAAAATACGGTGGTTTCTACACTAGATTTGATGAGCGTGTTTAG
The Nostoc punctiforme PCC 73102 genome window above contains:
- a CDS encoding chromophore lyase CpcT/CpeT, encoding MTIAPSESSSNASDLLTLACWMSGDFSNYKQSFANPQLYAHIHIFFRPLPIEFFSAIGFYSEQAYDHDLWTPYRQGVHKLVDCSDRIYIENYSLKDQMLYAGAARELDILKTITPDCIERRYNCSMVFMREGEMFRGSVEPGNQCLINRNGCQTYLVSDVEITEHTWISLDKGMDIETHKQIWGSTAGPLRFEKRESFADELLAVRALC